Proteins from one Cicer arietinum cultivar CDC Frontier isolate Library 1 chromosome 3, Cicar.CDCFrontier_v2.0, whole genome shotgun sequence genomic window:
- the LOC101506833 gene encoding NADPH-dependent aldehyde reductase 1, chloroplastic-like: MFTPYIATLFDNNLKKSSPNFQQLITKSSVKMASGEQKFPPQKQETQPGKEHAMNPTPQFTCPDYKPSNKLQGKIAVVTGGDSGIGRSVCNLFALEGATVIFTYVKGHEDKDARDTLDMIKMAKTADAKDPMAIPADLGFDENCKRVVDEIINTYGRIDILVNNAAEQYECGSIEEIDEPRLIRVFQTNFFSYVFMTRHALKHMKEGSSIINTTSVNAYKGHPTLLDYTSTKGAIVAFTRALSLQLVSKGIRVNGVAPGPIWTPLIPSSFKEDKTTQFGSDVPMKRAGQPVEVAPSFVFLACNQCSSYITGQVLHPNGGTIVNA, translated from the exons ATGTTTACACCCTACATAGCCACTTTGTTCGACAACAACCTTAAAAAATCATCTCCAAATTTTCAACAACTCATAACTAAGTCATCTGTGAAAATGGCTTCCGGTGAACAAAAGTTTCCTCCTCAGAAACAAGAGACACAGCCTGGCAAAGAACATGCTATGAATCCAACACCCCAATTCACTTGCCCTGATTACAAGCCATCAAATAAGCTTCAA GGGAAAATAGCAGTAGTGACTGGAGGTGACTCTGGAATAGGACGTTCTGTATGCAACTTATTTGCATTAGAAGGTGCTACTGTGATTTTCACTTATGTGAAGGGTCATGAAGACAAGGACGCAAGGGACACACTTGATATGATAAAAATGGCAAAGACTGCAGATGCCAAAGATCCAATGGCTATACCAGCTGACCTTGGTTTTGATGAGAATTGTAAAAGAGTAGTGGATGAGATCATCAATACTTATGGCAGAATTGATATTCTTGTCAACAATGCAGCTGAGCAGTATGAGTGTGGTTCAATTGAGGAGATTGATGAACCAAGACTTATTAGGGTGTTCCAAACCAACTTCTTCTCCTATGTCTTCATGACTAG GCATGCACTGAAGCATATGAAGGAAGGAAGCAGCATTATCAACACAACATCAGTGAATGCATACAAAGGACACCCAACATTGCTGGACTACACATCCACTAAGGGTGCCATTGTGGCCTTTACAAGGGCACTTTCACTTCAGCTGGTGAGCAAGGGAATAAGAGTGAATGGGGTTGCACCTGGACCTATTTGGACTCCATTAATACCATCCTCTTTCAAGGAGGATAAGACTACTCAATTTGGTTCTGATGTGCCAATGAAGAGAGCTGGGCAGCCTGTTGAGGTTGCTCCCTCCTTTGTGTTTCTTGCCTGTAACCAATGCTCTTCTTACATAACTGGCCAAGTCCTCCACCCCAACG gtGGAACCATTGTGAATGCATAG
- the LOC101506502 gene encoding uncharacterized GPI-anchored protein At5g19250-like, whose product MAFFKLNHVLLASVFTFILLSNPVHCSDKEDSVLKGINSYRQTKNLPPLYQNDKAHCLADEVADEIEDTPCEKVSQYYPVSGPGGNQRIPNLQKHIDKCGININTTADGVILPVCVSKLEPTIVLSNYTHSDIYAKFLNNSKYTGAGLGSEDDWMVLVLTTNTTAGTFSAATTSMHVNVVVLMAFMLVIINYLH is encoded by the exons ATGGCTTTCTTCAAACTTAATCATGTACTTCTTGCATCTGTGTTTACTTTCATACTCTTGTCCAATCCAGTGCACTGTAGTG ACAAGGAGGACAGTGTATTGAAGGGAATCAATAGCTACAGACAAACAAAGAACCTACCACCACTGTACCAAAATGACAAGGCACACTGTTTAGCTGATGAAGTTGCCGATGAAATTGAAGACACACCATGTGAAAAAGTGAGTCAATACTATCCAGTTTCTGGTCCTGGTGGAAACCAAAGAATCCCAAACTTGCAAAAACATATAGATAAATGTGGCATCAATATTAACACAACAGCAGATGGTGTCATTCTACCTGTCTGTGTGTCCAAATTAGAACCAACTATTGTGCTCTCTAATTACACTCATTCTGATATATATGCAAAGTTTCTTAACAATTCAAAGTACACTGGTGCTGGACTTGGTTCTGAGGATGATTGGATGGTTCTTGTTCTTACTACAAATACTACTGCTGGAACTTTCTCTGCTGCAACTACTTCTATGCATGTTAATGTTGTTGTTCTGATGGCTTTTATGCTTGTAATCATCAATTACCTACATTGA
- the LOC101506173 gene encoding uncharacterized protein, producing MNPSRVAVPDPPSVTVKFTDSNLQTFPPSQAQGKITGGSRPPRDADDSFSKPVSGSDEPQQGGWLRNFAVAAYKPYFDVDTSDVLERIIDSLFPFRGTFNEKTSTNPDL from the exons ATGAACCCCAGCAGGGTG GCCGTTCCAGATCCACCATCTGTAACCGTCAAGTTCACCG ATTCGAATCTTCAGACATTTCCCCCATCCCAAGCTCAGGGGAAGATTACCGGTGGTTCTAGGCCACCTCGTGATGCAGATG attcattttcaaaaccTGTATCTGGTTCTGATGAACCCCAGCAGGGTGGTTGGCTTCGGAATTTTGCAGTTGCTGCTTACAAACCATACTTTGACGTTGACACTTCAGATGTTTTGGAGAGGATTATAGACTCACTTTTTCCATTCAGAGGAACTTTTAATGAAAAAACTTCTACCAACCCTGATTTGTAA
- the LOC105851834 gene encoding uncharacterized protein, translated as MWDFNYIITSIIIAPSSPSSSSPPNVGVMLVPLFMSNCATHVDSFSKPLSGSDEPQQGGWLRNFAVAAYKPYFDVDTSDVLERIIDSLFPFRGTFNEKTSTNPDL; from the coding sequence ATGTGGGACTTTAACTACATTATTACTAGCATTATAATAGCTCCATCTTCTCCTTCTTCTTCGTCACCACCAAACGTCGGAGTCATGCTCGTTCCTCTGTTCATGTCGAACTGTGCGACTCATGtagattcattttcaaaaccTTTATCTGGTTCTGATGAACCCCAGCAGGGTGGTTGGCTTCGGAATTTTGCAGTTGCTGCTTACAAACCATACTTTGACGTTGACACTTCAGATGTTTTGGAGAGGATTATAGACTCACTTTTTCCATTCAGAGGAACTTTTAATGAAAAAACTTCTACCAACCCTGATTTGTAA